From candidate division KSB1 bacterium, the proteins below share one genomic window:
- a CDS encoding transposase yields MYQQTHEVKRCPQGYAPEKIKHHKKGTLTAIWTKEVCGNCAIFSSCATQKGKNDYQLRYNHKEVNVSFRRRYEQSEAFKEKYRYRSGIEATNSRFIHMTGARRMRYRGLKRIDYAAPRYKSARD; encoded by the coding sequence ATTTACCAGCAAACACATGAAGTTAAACGTTGTCCCCAAGGCTATGCTCCAGAGAAAATCAAGCATCATAAAAAGGGTACGCTCACTGCAATCTGGACAAAAGAAGTTTGTGGTAACTGTGCCATCTTTTCATCATGTGCAACACAAAAGGGTAAAAACGACTATCAATTACGGTACAATCACAAAGAGGTTAACGTTTCTTTCCGTCGCCGCTATGAACAGAGTGAAGCCTTTAAAGAGAAATACCGGTATCGTTCCGGAATTGAAGCAACCAACTCTCGCTTTATTCACATGACAGGTGCTCGCAGAATGCGCTACAGAGGGTTAAAACGAATTGATTATGCCGCCCCCCGTTATAAAAGCGCTAGGGATTAA